From a single Leucoraja erinacea ecotype New England unplaced genomic scaffold, Leri_hhj_1 Leri_1168S, whole genome shotgun sequence genomic region:
- the LOC129715407 gene encoding histone H2B-like, which yields MPDPTKTKDAVGSLPKTAAKKETAAKKGAKKALPKSAVKGGKKRRRSRKESYSIYIYKVMKQVHPDTGISSKAMGIMNSFVNDIFERIAGEASRLAHYNKRATISSREIQTAVRLLLPGELAKHAVSEGTKAVTKYTSSK from the coding sequence ATGCCTGATCCGACGAAAACCAAAgatgctgtaggatctttgccgaAAACAGCCGCCAAGAAGGAAACAGCAGCCAAGAAGGGCGCAAAGAAAGCTTTGCCGAAATCCGCAGTCAAAGGGGGAAAGAAGCGCAGGAGGTCGAGGAAGGAGAGTTACTCCATCTACATCTACAAAGTGATGAAGCAGGTTCACCCGGACACCGGCATCTCCTCCAAGGCCATGGGCATCATGAACTCGTTCGTCAACGATATTTTCGAGCGTATCGCGGGCGAGGCTTCCCGCCTGGCGCATTATAACAAGCGGGCGACCATCAGCTCCCGAGAGATTCAGACCGCCGTGCGCCTGCTTCTTCCCGGGGAGCTGGCCAAGCACGCCGTGTCGGAAGGGACAAAGGCGGTGACCAAGTACACCAGTTCCAAATAA
- the LOC129715415 gene encoding late histone H2A.L3-like — protein MAEQDGDLWSGRGKTSGKARAKAKSRSSRAGLQFPVGCVHRHLRKGNYAQRVGAGAPVYLAAVLEYLTAEILELASNAARDNKKSRIIPRCLQLAVRNDKELNKLLGGVTITQGGVLPNIQAVLLPKKTGRASK, from the exons atggcagaACAAGACGGC gatctttggtctggacGAGGAAAAACCAGCGGCAAAGCTCGGGCCAAAGCCAAGTCACGCTCATCCCGGGCTGGACTGCAGTTCCCGGTCGGTTGTGTTCATAGGCACTTGAGGAAAGGCAACTATGCTCAGCGGGTGGGTGCAGGAGCCCCTGTCTATCTGGCTGCTGTGCTCGAGTATCTGACGGCTGAAATCCTCGAGCTGGCCAGCAACGCAGCCCGGGACAACAAGAAGAGCCGCATCATCCCCAGATGTCTGCAGCTGGCCGTCCGCAACGACAAGGAGCTCAACAAGCTGCTGGGAGGGGTGACCATCACTCAGGGCGGTGTGTTGCCCAATATCCAGGCCGTGCTGTTACCCAAGAAAACTGGCAGAGCGAGCAAGTAA
- the LOC129715410 gene encoding histone H2B-like: MPDPPKTKDAVGSLPKTAAKKGAKKALPKSAVKGGKKRRRSRKESYSIYIYKVMKQVHPDTGISSKAMGIMNSFVNDIFERIAGEACRLAHYNKRATISSREIQTAVRLLLPGELAKHAVSEGTKAVTKYTSSK, translated from the coding sequence ATGCCTGATCCGCCGAAAACCAAAgatgctgtaggatctttgccgaAAACAGCCGCCAAGAAGGGCGCAAAGAAAGCTTTGCCGAAATCCGCAGTGAAAGGGGGCAAGAAGCGTAGGAGGTCGAGGAAGGAGAGTTACTCCATCTACATCTACAAAGTGATGAAGCAGGTTCACCCGGATACCGGCATCTCCTCCAAGGCCATGGGCATCATGAACTCGTTCGTCAACGATATTTTCGAGCGTATCGCGGGCGAGGCTTGCCGCCTGGCGCATTATAACAAGCGGGCGACCATCAGCTCCCGAGAAATTCAGACCGCCGTGCGCCTGCTTCTTCCCGGGGAGCTGGCCAAGCACGCCGTGTCGGAAGGGACAAAGGCGGTGACCAAGTACACCAGTTCCAAATAA
- the LOC129715413 gene encoding histone H4 codes for MSGRGKGGKGLGKGGAKRHRKVLRDNIQGITKPAIRRLARRGGVKRISGLIYEETRGVLKVFLENVIRDAVTYTEHAKRKTVTAMDVVYALKRQGRTLYGFGG; via the coding sequence ATGTCTGGCAGAGGGAAAGGAGGCAAAGGATTAGGCAAAGGCGGAGCAAAGCGGCACCGTAAAGTGCTTCGCGATAACATCCAGGGCATCACCAAGCCAGCTATCCGCCGCCTGGCTCGGCGTGGTGGGGTCAAGCGGATCTCGGGTCTGATCTACGAGGAGACCCGCGGGGTGCTGAAGGTTTTCCTTGAGAATGTGATCAGGGACGCGGTCACCTACACCGAGCACGCCAAGCGCAAGACGGTCACTGCCATGGATGTGGTGTACGCTCTGAAACGACAGGGCCGCACTCTCTACGGGTTCGGCGGCTAA